Proteins from a genomic interval of Hoplias malabaricus isolate fHopMal1 chromosome 13, fHopMal1.hap1, whole genome shotgun sequence:
- the prmt1 gene encoding protein arginine N-methyltransferase 1 → MAETTDRMEVSQGESSEKPAAEDMTSKDYYFDSYAHFGIHEEMLKDEVRTLTYRNSMFHNKHLFKDKVVLDVGSGTGILCMFAAKAGAKKVIGIECSSISDYAVKIVKANKLDHIVTIIKGKVEEVELPVEHVDIIISEWMGYCLFYESMLNTVIYARDKWLKPDGLIFPDRATLYVTAIEDRQYKDYKIHWWENVYGFDMSCIKEVAIKEPLVDVVDPKQLVTSACLIKEVDIYTVKIEDLSFTSPFCLQVKRNDYIHALVTYFNIEFTRCHKRTGFSTSPESPYTHWKQTVFYLDDYLTVKTGEEIFGTISMKPNVKNNRDLDFTVDIDFKGQLCEMSKTSEYRMR, encoded by the exons ATGGCGGAGACAACGGACAGAATGGAG GTGTCCCAGGGAGAAAGCTCAGAAAAGCCTGCAGCAGAGGACATGACGTCCAAGGACTACTACTTTGACTCCTACGCTCACTTCGGTATCCATGAG GAGATGCTCAAGGATGAGGTGCGCACGCTCACATACAGAAACTCCATGTTCCACAACAAGCATCTGTTCAAGGATAAGGTAGTGCTGGATGTGGGCAGTGGGACTGGAATCCTGTGTATGTTTGCTGCCAAGGCTGGAGCCAAGAAAGTTATTGGA ATTGAGTGCAGCAGCATATCAGATTATGCTGTGAAGATTGTGAAGGCCAACAAGCTGGATCATA TTGTAACCATTATCAAGGGCaaagtggaggaggtggagcttCCAGTGGAGCATGTAGACATCATTATCTCTGAGTGGATGGGCTACTGTCTCTTCTATGAGTCCATGCTGAACACAGTGATCTATGCCAGAGACAAGTGGCTG AAACCCGATGGACTGATCTTCCCTGACAGAGCAACACTTTACGTCACAGCTATTGAGGATCGGCAATACAAGGATTACAAAATCCACT GGTGGGAGAACGTTTATGGGTTTGACATGTCCTGCATTAAAGAGGTGGCCATTAAAGAACCTCTGGTGGATGTTGTTGACCCCAAACAGCTTGTCACCAGCGCCTGCCTCATTAAG GAAGTGGATATCTACACTGTGAAGATAGAAGACCTGTCCTTCACATCCCCCTTCTGTCTGCAAGTGAAGAGAAACGACTACATCCATGCTCTGGTCACCTACTTCAACATAGAGTTCACACGCTGCCACAAAAGAACCGGCTTCTCTACCA GTCCAGAGTCTCCATACACCCACTGGAAGCAGACTGTGTTTTACCTGGATGATTATCTCACAGTGAAGACTGGGGAGGAGATTTTTGGCACCATCAGCATGAAACCTAATGTCAAGAATAAC AGAGACCTGGACTTCACAGTAGACATCGACTTCAAGGGTCAGCTCTGCGAGATGTCCAAGACTTCAGAGTACAGGATGCGCTAG
- the LOC136665369 gene encoding GTPase IMAP family member 7-like, with the protein MEIRIFLLGNRDAGKSSSGNTLLGWKSFHTAPSSQGVTQAWSMSSSTVDGHKIFVVDTPGWTDFSQTENETIQKIVSCIEISDSGSDVLLFVLPIGSFTKEEIDTAKQILEVFGEEAIKHTVVLFTKGDDLEGKTIEEYLEDAHPGLKNVIRMCGGRYHVFNNRDKDNQEQVPTLLKKIKDMVERNKGKRYRKTLFQEMEEEREEKIIPKEIVAEEYRAEMKDSADESADADINREQEEGKIIKGIESEKVKEKEITSYLQHRQEEGQTAIIKLNQNTNPNNSHEEDKYTVHTAKYPSKKYHLEKFQGRKSQGGMPFQQNARTEAHSKELHKMEFKWQKTEAELQRSIKRLEKIEVTWLKEKGELEKKVRQLRTTLREQKTEFDKVKKELQLQQVKVETFEKLRQKSQRQKEELEKLRRENDENREKMKQRNLALLKHLEELERAIRLNKGTDLKSSLQASLSQVKKNVLHPKMSIRGNH; encoded by the coding sequence ATGGAGATCAGAATATTTCTGCTGGGAAATAGGGATGCTGGAAAGAGTTCCTCAGGGAACACTCTCCTGGGCTGGAAATCTTTCCATACAGCACCCAGCTCACAAGGAGTGACCCAGGCTTGGTCCATGAGCTCCAGCACTGTAGATGGACACAAAATCTTTGTTGTGGACACTCCAGGGTGGACAGATTTCAGTCAGACTGAGAATGAAACCATACAGAAGATTGTCTCGTGCATTGAAATCTCTGACTCTGGGTCTGATGTGCTCCTCTTTGTACTGCCCATTGGTAGCTTCACCAAAGAAGAGATTGATACAGCCAAGCAGATCCTGGAGGTCTTTGGAGAAGAAGCTATCAAGCACACAGTGGTGTTATTTACCAAAGGAGACGATCTGGAGGGAAAGACAATTGAGGAATACTTGGAAGATGCCCATCCAGGACTGAAGAATGTCATTAGAATGTGTGGAGGAAGATACCATGTCTTTAATAACAGAGACAAAGACAATCAAGAGCAAGTCCCCACTTTACTGAAGAAGATCAAAGACATGGTGGAAAGAAATAAAGGCAAACGCTACAGAAAAACTCTGTTTCAGGAGATGGAAGAAGAACGGGAAGAAAAAATTATTCCAAAGGAAATTGTGGCAGAGGAATATAGGGCAGAAATGAAAGATTCAGCTGATGAATCTGCTGATGCTGATATAAACAGAGAGCAAGAGGAGGGAAAAATTATCAAAGGAATAGAATCAGAGAAGGTAAAGGAGAAAGAGATTACATCTTACttacaacacagacaagaagaaGGGCAAACAGCCATAATCAAACTCAACCAGAACACAAATCCTAACAATTCACACGAAGAGGACaagtacacagtgcacactgcAAAATACCCAAGTAAAAAATACCATCTTGAAAAATTCCAAGGTCGAAAATCTCAAGGTGGGATGCCCTTTCAACAAAATGCAAGAACAGAAGCTCACAGCAAGGAACTGCACAAGATGGAGTTCAAATGGCAGAAGACAGAGGCAGAGCTGCAGAGATCTATTAAAAGACTTGAGAAGATTGAGGTGACATGGTTGAAAGAGAAAGGTGAACTTGAAAAAAAAGTTCGCCAGCTGCGAACAACGCTACGGGAACAGAAAACCGAGTTTGATAAAGTAAAGAAAGAGCTTCAGCTGCAGCAGGTTAAAGTAGAAACTTTTGAGAAACTGAGACAAAAGAGTCAACGCCAaaaggaggagctggagaaacTGAGAAGAGAAAatgatgagaacagagagaaaatgaagcAGAGAAATTTAGCACTTCTGAAACATTTGGAAGAACTGGAACGAGCCATTCGTTTGAACAAAGGGACGGATTTAAAAAGCTCCCTTCAAGCTTCTTTATCACAGGTGAAGAAAAATGTTCTTCATCCAAAAATGAGCATCAGGGGAAATCATTAA